In a single window of the Scyliorhinus torazame isolate Kashiwa2021f chromosome 2, sScyTor2.1, whole genome shotgun sequence genome:
- the LOC140388130 gene encoding neurexophilin-2-like isoform X2 has translation MRYPVHPLLLLLLQCLLHTITTHENHLGRTLELLELRDKAARQTFADNLADPQRVNPLRLFVKEIPKPKQDITDTSRIKASDDLWAWLNNLTDIQESHSRTKRRPIVKTGKFKKMFGWGDFHSNIKTVKLNLLITGKIVDHGNGTFSVYFRHNSTGLGNVSVSLVPPSKVVEFDFSQQSTLETKESKTFNCRIEYEKTDRAKKTALCNYDPSKICYQEQTQSHVSWLCSKPFKVICIYIAFYSVDYKLVQKVCPDYNYHSETPYYSSG, from the coding sequence ATCACCACTCATGAGAATCATCTAGGGAGAACATTGGAACTATTGGAATTAAGGGACAAGGCAGCAAGACAAACATTTGCTGATAATTTGGCTGATCCACAAAGGGTAAATCCATTGCGGCTGTTTGTGAAGGAGATTCCAAAGCCAAAACAGGACATCACAGATACTTCACGTATCAAAGCTTCAGACGACCTATGGGCATGGTTGAACAACCTAACAGACATTCAGGAATCTCACTCACGGACCAAACGCAGACCCATTGTTAAAACAGGAAAATTCAAGAAGATGTTTGGCTGGGGAGACTTCCACTCCAACATCAAAACTGTCAAGTTGAATCTTCTTATCACTGGGAAGATAGTTGACCATGGGAATGGGACTTTCAGCGTCTACTTTAGACACAACTCGACTGGTCTTGGGAATGTGTCGGTCAGCCTGGTCCCACCATCCAAGGTTGTGGAGTTTGACTTCTCCCAGCAGTCAACGCTGGAGACCAAGGAGTCCAAAACATTCAACTGTCGAATCGAGTATGAGAAAACCGACAGAGCAAAGAAGACCGCGCTATGTAATTATGATCCTTCAAAGATATGCTATCAGGAGCAGACCCAAAGTCATGTTTCCTGGTTATGTTCCAAACCATTCAAGGTTATATGCATATATATAGCTTTCTACAGTGTAGATTATAAACTTGTGCAGAAAGTTTGCCCTGATTACAACTATCATAGTGAAACTCCTTATTATTCATCTGGTTAA